Proteins encoded together in one Vitis vinifera cultivar Pinot Noir 40024 chromosome 4, ASM3070453v1 window:
- the LOC100264417 gene encoding G-type lectin S-receptor-like serine/threonine-protein kinase LECRK4 codes for MAPISIMFLLFFLNSMGVRAQTAKPKLIELGSSLSPTNGSSSWVSPSGHFAFGFYPQDTGFAVGVWLVGQSGKTVVWTANRDDPPVSSNTALEFTRNGKLLLRTGPGEEVSIADVAESSASASMLDSGNFVLFGDNSSFIIWQSFQHPTDTLLGGQNLSNILSSSKTESSAIGGFFLSLQSGGRIVSYPYNMGVSEDPYWTVDARDLNDKGLLSSYDATSNVLTLASNISSDDAKNETIIYRATLDVDGVFRLYSHSFGNSNISSVSIMWSAFKNPCDVKGLCGVNGLCSSNGTNANCSCVPGFVSINREKYSGCYRSFNNEEGCRGQEPESLYNITTLRNVSWEGANPYSALTSLNEQGCSRSCLQDCNCWAAYYFNGTCRRYKLPLVHGIANQNESGITFLKMSLGTAYVGDDIPAPRNQTKVIESNKKELILILASSLGSIAFLCALVAVSSFFIYRSQVHRYRTLSENAMEEFTLRSFSYNDLEKATDGFREELGRGPFGAVYKGTIAQGNQTIAVKRLEKVVEEGEREFQAEMTIIGRTHHRNLVRLLGFCMQGSKKLLVYEYMSNGSLADLLFNGEKRPIWRERVRIALDVARGIFYLHEECEVHIIHGDIKPKNILLDDSWTAKLSDFRLARLLRPNQTGTISRFGGSSRGYSAPERQKRMLISVEADVYSFGVVLLEIVCCRSNLDINVSTGDEILLCSWVYSCFVARELEKLVEGAEVNMKTLERMVKVGLLCIQDDPSLRPTMKNVILMLEGTVDVPVPPSPTPLGS; via the coding sequence ATGGCTCCCATATCAATTATGTtccttttattctttctcaattcTATGGGTGTTAGAGCTCAAACAGCGAAACCCAAGCTCATAGAGTTGGGTTCTTCACTTTCTCCAACGAATGGATCCAGTTCATGGGTCTCACCCTCCGGTCATTTTGCATTTGGTTTCTACCCACAAGATACTGGATTCGCAGTAGGCGTATGGCTGGTCGGTCAATCTGGAAAGACCGTTGTCTGGACTGCTAACCGAGATGATCCGCCGGTGTCCTCCAACACTGCTCTTGAATTCACCAGAAATGGTAAGCTGCTTCTTCGAACTGGGCCGGGTGAAGAAGTATCCATTGCAGATGTGGCAGAATCCTCAGCCTCAGCTTCTATGCTCGATTCTGGTAATTTTGTTCTCTTCGGTGATAATTCTTCTTTTATCATCTGGCAAAGCTTCCAACACCCAACTGATACCCTTCTGGGAGGCCAGAATTTGTCCAATATACTGTCTTCCAGTAAAACGGAATCTTCTGCTATAGGAGGTTTTTTTCTTAGTTTGCAGTCAGGTGGACGGATTGTTTCCTACCCCTACAATATGGGAGTTTCGGAGGACCCTTATTGGACTGTCGATGCACGAGATCTCAACGACAAGGGGCTTTTAAGCTCATATGATGCTACCTCAAATGTACTTACTCTAGCCAGCAATATCTCATCAGATGATGCCAAAAATGAGACCATCATTTACAGAGCAACCTTAGATGTTGATGGGGTTTTCAGGTTGTATTCCCACAGCTTTGGGAACAGTAATATCTCCAGTGTCTCCATTATGTGGTCGGCATTCAAAAATCCATGTGATGTGAAAGGTCTCTGCGGTGTTAATGGCTTATGTTCAAGCAATGGCACCAATGCCAACTGTTCTTGCGTTCCAGGGTTCGTATCCATTAACCGGGAGAAGTATTCGGGGTGCTACAGGAGCTTCAATAATGAAGAAGGATGCAGGGGACAAGAGCCAGAATCGCTCTACAACATTACTACCTTAAGAAATGTGAGTTGGGAAGGCGCCAATCCTTATTCTGCCCTAACATCACTAAATGAGCAGGGTTGCAGCAGGTCTTGTCTACAAGATTGCAATTGTTGGGCGGCTTATTATTTCAATGGCACTTGCAGAAGATATAAGCTTCCTCTGGTACATGGGATTGCGAATCAAAATGAATCAGGCATCACCTTCCTCAAGATGAGTTTGGGAACTGCCTATGTTGGAGACGATATTCCTGCTCCAAGGAATCAAACAAAGGTGATTGAAAGCAATAAGAAAGAACTTATTTTAATCCTTGCTTCAAGTTTGGGTTCCATTGCTTTCTTATGTGCTCTAGTTGCAGTGTCTAGCTTCTTTATATACAGAAGCCAAGTTCATCGGTACAGAACGCTGTCAGAAAATGCAATGGAAGAGTTTACTCTGCGATCGTTTTCTTATAATGATCTGGAGAAAGCTACAGATGGGTTCAGGGAAGAGTTGGGTAGGGGTCCTTTTGGAGCAGTGTATAAAGGGACTATAGCTCAAGGCAACCAGACTATTGCTGTGAAGAGACTAGAAAAAGTTGTGGAAGAAGGAGAAAGGGAGTTCCAAGCAGAAATGACCATAATTGGGCGAACCCATCACAGGAACTTGGTCCGGTTGCTGGGTTTTTGTATGCAGGGCTCTAAGAAGCTTCTTGTTTATGAATACATGAGCAATGGCTCACTTGCAGATCTTCTCTTCAATGGTGAAAAGCGCCCGATTTGGAGAGAAAGAGTCAGAATTGCCCTAGATGTAGCAAGAGGGATCTTCTACCTCCATGAAGAGTGTGAGGTCCACATCATCCATGGCGACATAAAGCCTAAGAACATACTATTGGACGATTCTTGGACTGCCAAGCTTTCAGATTTCAGGCTAGCGAGGCTTCTGAGGCCTAATCAAACTGGAACCATTTCTCGTTTCGGAGGGAGTAGTAGAGGCTATTCGGCACCCGAGCGGCAGAAGAGGATGTTGATATCAGTGGAAGCAGATGTTTACAGTTTCGGAGTAGTGCTATTGGAGATTGTGTGTTGCAGAAGTAATTTGGATATCAATGTTTCGACAGGAGACGAGATACTTCTTTGCAGTTGGGTGTACAGTTGCTTTGTGGCAAGAGAGTTGGAGAAGCTTGTGGAAGGTGCAGAAGTGAACATGAAAACCCTGGAAAGGATGGTGAAGGTTGGATTATTGTGCATTCAAGATGATCCAAGTCTGCGCCCTACAATGAAGAATGTGATCCTGATGTTGGAAGGGACCGTGGATGTGCCTGTACCTCCATCTCCTACTCCTCTAGGTTCCTGA
- the LOC100259244 gene encoding G-type lectin S-receptor-like serine/threonine-protein kinase LECRK1, giving the protein MACIYVVFLLFFVSFEDVGAQEEPPAEFITLESATLSPTIQPTSWLSPSGLFAFGFYPQGSDFLLGIWLMDKERTLSWTAHRDDPPVPLDAKLLTINGKLLLRTRQSEEKVIVESASFALMRDSGNFVVYNKSYHVIWESFKFPTDTILGGQNLTTGVPLFSSLSETNHSTGRFRLDMQADGNLVLYFADSMLSSVDAYWASNTWKAGNSMDHQLYLNDTTGGLVVRNSTNLETRGIIYKGSSSASKTIYSARLSYNGMFQVYSHSFDSNGNDNKTLAWSAVATVNQCQVKGFCGLNSYCTQNDIEPYCYCLPGTDFVDSKQMLLGCLKNFTESSCNNISYSASYHMVREDNLVWDDLPYFKETMTIDECSNGCLEDCNCDVALYDQDGHCSKRALPLKYAKRSRDVQSSAFFKVGVKGIEMKNDTIFFQPLQQRRLLEDGKLGLTEELKMQSFSYKELQKASRNFKEELGKGAFGTVYLGVLQQGKKLVAIKRLEKMVEEGEREFRAEMRAIGRTHHKNLVRLLGYCTEGSRRLLVYEYMSNRSLADILFKSKTRPPWDERVRIALDVARGILYLHEECEAPIIHCDIKPQNILMDDFWTAKISDFGLAKLLMPDQTRTFTGVRGTRGYLAPEWQQNIPISVKADVYSYGIVLLELVCCRRNLEVNVSEPEEIVLSNWAYKCFVAGELHKLLGGEEVERKSLEQMVKLGLWCIQDEPALRPSIKSIVLMLEGITEIAVPPCPTTTSM; this is encoded by the exons ATGGCTTGTATCTATGTTGTTTTCTTACTCTTCTTTGTATCCTTTGAAGATGTAGGAGCTCAAGAAGAACCCCCAGCTGAATTCATAACCTTGGAATCAGCTACACTCTCCCCCACAATTCAACCCACTTCATGGCTGTCACCTTCTGGCCTATTTGCGTTTGGTTTCTACCCTCAAGGAAGTGATTTTTTATTGGGAATTTGGTTGATGGATAAAGAAAGAACTCTTTCATGGACTGCACATCGAGATGACCCACCGGTGCCCTTGGATGCTAAACTCTTGACCATTAACGGCAAGCTCCTTCTGAGAACACGGCAAAGTGAGGAAAAAGTCATTGTGGAGTCGGCTTCATTTGCTTTGATGAGAGACTCAGGAAATTTTGTGGTCTACAACAAAAGTTACCATGTCATCTGGGAAAGTTTTAAATTTCCTACTGATACCATATTGGGAGGCCAGAATCTGACGACTGGGGTTCCATTGTTTTCTAGTTTATCTGAAACCAATCATTCCACTGGACGGTTTCGTCTCGATATGCAGGCTGATGGGAATCTTGTTTTATACTTTGCAGATTCTATGCTCTCGTCAGTGGATGCTTATTGGGCTTCTAATACCTGGAAAGCTGGCAACTCCATGGATCATCAGCTGTATCTTAATGATACTACTGGCGGCCTAGTTGTCAGAAACAGCACCAATTTGGAAACACGAGGAATCATATACAAGGGTTCGTCTTCTGCTAGTAAGACGATCTACAGTGCAAGGCTTAGCTATAATGGGATGTTCCAAGTGTATTCTCACAGTTTTGACAGTAACGGTAATGACAATAAGACGTTGGCCTGGTCAGCAGTGGCCACGGTCAACCAGTGTCAGGTGAAAGGTTTCTGTGGTTTGAACAGCTATTGCACCCAGAATGACATTGAACCCTACTGCTATTGTCTTCCTGGTACTGACTTTGTTGATTCCAAACAAATGCTACTTGGCTGCCTGAAGAATTTTACTGAAAGCAGCTGTAACAATATCTCTTATTCTGCCTCTTATCACATGGTTCGGGAGGATAATCTGGTATGGGATgaccttccttattttaaagAAACAATGACAATAGACGAATGCAGTAACGGCTGTTTAGAGGACTGCAATTGCGACGTGGCACTGTATGACCAGGATGGCCATTGCTCAAAACGAGCACTTCCACTGAAATATGCCAAAAGATCTCGAGATGTGCAATCTTCAGCTTTCTTCAAGGTAGGCGTAAAAGGTATCGAAATGAAGAATGATACCATCTTCTTCCAGCCGTTACAACAGAG AAGGCTTCTGGAAGATGGAAAACTGGGCCTTACGGAGGAGCTCAAAATGCAATCCTTTTCTTACAAGGAGCTACAGAAGGCAAGCAGAAACTTCAAAGAAGAACTGGGTAAGGGCGCTTTTGGGACTGTTTATTTGGGAGTTCTGCAGCAAGGTAAGAAACTCGTTGCAATAAAGAGACTAGAGAAGATGGTGGAAGAAGGGGAAAGGGAGTTTCGGGCAGAGATGAGAGCAATTGGGAGAACTCATCACAAGAACTTGGTTCGCTTGCTCGGCTACTGCACTGAGGGCTCAAGGAGGCTTCTTGTGTATGAATATATGAGTAACCGTTCTCTTGCAGATATTCTCTTCAAGAGCAAAACACGCCCACCTTGGGATGAAAGGGTTAGGATTGCACTGGATGTTGCGAGAGGGATCTTGTATCTACATGAGGAATGCGAGGCACCTATTATTCATTGTGATATAAAGCCTCAAAACATTTTGATGGATGATTTCTGGACTGCTAAGATCTCTGACTTCGGGCTGGCAAAGTTGCTAATGCCAGATCAAACGAGGACCTTTACAGGGGTTAGAGGCACTAGAGGGTACTTGGCACCAGAATGGCAGCAGAATATCCCAATATCAGTGAAGGCCGATGTTTATAGTTATGGTATAGTGCTCTTGGAACTTGTGTGTTGCAGAAGGAACTTGGAGGTGAATGTGTCAGAGCCAGAAGAGATTGTTCTTTCTAATTGGGCCTACAAGTGCTTTGTGGCTGGAGAGCTGCACAAACTTTTGGGTGGTGAAGAAGTAGAGAGGAAGAGCTTGGAGCAAATGGTTAAGTTGGGACTTTGGTGCATTCAAGATGAGCCAGCTCTTCGTCCTTCTATCAAGAGTATTGTGCTGATGTTGGAAGGAATTACTGAAATTGCTGTTCCTCCATGCCCAACCACTACCTCCATGTAA